The following are from one region of the Aquirufa lenticrescens genome:
- a CDS encoding PorP/SprF family type IX secretion system membrane protein: MKKIRFILLAGLLLGTFLVQAQIETMYSMYRLNPVITSPAFAGEVEHQAEITAMNRQQWVGIQGAPRTMAFTGNFKWKPKTGLAILAMSDIAGPLKISTVAGDFAYQVKLNDNWKISGGVRVGASTLSLDYDGIQVVDQTDPVFQGDRSTGIKFNTGWGLRLGNSKGTFVAISQPRVISYDFGNVNGGYKDVTYHYVNAGTTLRMSEFITLMPSFMARIAKDVPVSWDVNVMSRFGNAFEAGLSYRHKDSYGARLGIQASPKIYLGYIYEMPISSLSKVTMQSHEIAIRLSIFKKEAKTETAK; the protein is encoded by the coding sequence ATGAAAAAGATAAGATTTATACTACTAGCAGGTTTACTTTTAGGGACTTTTCTAGTGCAAGCGCAGATTGAGACGATGTATTCAATGTATCGTTTAAATCCAGTAATTACTTCGCCAGCGTTTGCTGGAGAAGTAGAGCATCAAGCAGAAATTACTGCGATGAACCGCCAGCAATGGGTGGGGATTCAAGGGGCTCCTCGGACGATGGCATTTACAGGAAACTTTAAGTGGAAGCCTAAGACGGGATTGGCGATTTTAGCCATGTCTGACATCGCAGGGCCACTTAAGATTTCAACGGTTGCAGGAGATTTTGCTTACCAAGTAAAGTTGAATGATAACTGGAAGATATCTGGTGGTGTTCGAGTAGGCGCTTCGACGCTTAGCCTTGATTACGATGGAATTCAAGTGGTGGATCAAACAGACCCGGTTTTTCAGGGAGATCGCTCGACAGGTATTAAATTCAATACCGGTTGGGGATTGCGTTTAGGAAATAGTAAAGGGACGTTTGTGGCGATTTCGCAGCCTCGGGTGATTAGTTATGATTTTGGGAATGTGAACGGAGGATACAAAGACGTTACCTATCATTATGTGAACGCGGGGACTACGCTTCGTATGTCAGAATTTATCACGCTAATGCCCTCGTTCATGGCGCGTATCGCAAAGGATGTACCAGTTAGCTGGGATGTGAATGTGATGTCGCGTTTTGGCAATGCCTTCGAGGCAGGATTATCTTACCGCCATAAGGACAGTTACGGCGCCCGTTTAGGAATTCAAGCGAGTCCTAAAATCTACCTGGGATACATCTATGAAATGCCTATTTCTTCTTTAAGTAAAGTAACGATGCAGTCTCACGAGATTGCGATCCGCTTGTCGATTTTTAAGAAAGAGGCCAAAACCGAAACAGCCAAATAA